A DNA window from Acetobacter aceti NBRC 14818 contains the following coding sequences:
- the prfB gene encoding peptide chain release factor 2 (programmed frameshift), whose amino-acid sequence MSAETEALNEQIKQSVALLRRHLDWDVAQGRLAELNNRAEDPDLWNDAEAAQKMMRERTLLANQIEGVQNLENEVEDTLELISMAEEEGDADMVADGMKTLNRLAEEAKRRETESLLSGEADSNDCYLEVNAGAGGTEAQDWAEMLLRMYSRWAEAHGYKLTMIESSEGEQAGLKSATIQVSGPNAYGWLKTEAGVHRLVRISPFDAAARRQTSFASVWVFPVVDDTIEIEINEADLKVDTFRASGAGGQHVNKTESAIRITHVPTGIIVACQTDRSQHRNRATAMGMLKARMYEAELQRREAAAAQTEAAKTDIGWGHQIRSYVLAPYQMVKDLRTNVEKGNPDAVLDGDLDDFMAASLAARVGATRSEASASAQ is encoded by the exons ATGTCCGCCGAGACAGAAGCGCTCAACGAGCAGATCAAGCAGTCGGTTGCGCTGCTGAGGAGGCATCTT GACTGGGATGTCGCCCAGGGCAGACTTGCCGAACTGAACAACCGGGCCGAAGACCCGGATCTCTGGAATGATGCCGAGGCCGCGCAGAAGATGATGCGCGAACGTACGCTTCTGGCCAACCAGATCGAGGGCGTGCAGAACCTCGAAAATGAGGTCGAGGATACGCTCGAACTCATCAGCATGGCCGAGGAAGAAGGCGACGCGGATATGGTCGCCGACGGCATGAAGACGCTCAACCGTCTGGCCGAAGAAGCCAAACGTCGGGAGACAGAAAGCCTTCTGTCGGGTGAAGCCGATTCGAACGACTGCTATCTTGAGGTGAACGCAGGTGCTGGCGGTACGGAGGCTCAGGACTGGGCCGAGATGCTGCTGCGGATGTACAGCCGCTGGGCTGAAGCGCATGGTTACAAGCTGACCATGATCGAAAGCTCGGAGGGCGAGCAGGCGGGGCTGAAATCGGCGACGATTCAGGTTTCCGGCCCGAATGCTTATGGCTGGCTGAAGACGGAAGCGGGCGTGCATCGTCTCGTGCGGATTTCGCCGTTCGATGCTGCGGCGCGTCGTCAGACGTCCTTTGCGTCGGTCTGGGTCTTCCCTGTGGTCGATGACACGATCGAGATTGAAATCAATGAAGCCGACCTGAAGGTCGATACATTCCGTGCTTCCGGCGCGGGTGGACAGCACGTCAACAAGACTGAGTCCGCTATCCGTATCACGCACGTTCCGACCGGCATCATCGTGGCGTGTCAGACGGACCGTTCCCAGCATCGCAACCGTGCGACGGCCATGGGGATGCTGAAGGCCCGTATGTACGAGGCTGAACTCCAGAGGCGGGAAGCTGCCGCTGCCCAGACGGAAGCGGCCAAGACGGATATCGGCTGGGGACACCAGATCCGTTCCTACGTTCTGGCCCCTTATCAGATGGTGAAAGACCTTCGGACGAACGTTGAGAAGGGCAATCCGGACGCTGTTCTTGACGGCGATCTGGATGATTTCATGGCGGCATCCCTTGCCGCACGTGTTGGAGCGACACGCTCTGAAGCCAGCGCTTCCGCGCAATAG
- a CDS encoding energy transducer TonB, whose amino-acid sequence MLDYAQQRRDPTLKIAGVSGVAVVCGILGVVYFTWKDKVSVPVIQPPLKATVIPEVKPPPPPPPPPPPPQMTSPPPPYVPPPKIKVQPPPRPVVRHVTHTPPPKPMPPAKVTPTTPVQAPVGPPVPDHLAGSTPLNHVELHYPDEAQDEGREGHVTLVCDVEPTGMTDNCTVTSVKGGQDFAAAALQYVRKSRYQPATANGVPVKEFHHTYTITFSLSDN is encoded by the coding sequence ATGCTGGACTACGCGCAACAGCGACGTGACCCGACATTAAAGATTGCTGGCGTCTCAGGTGTCGCTGTGGTGTGCGGGATTCTTGGCGTGGTCTATTTTACCTGGAAAGATAAGGTGTCGGTGCCTGTCATACAGCCACCGCTCAAGGCGACTGTCATTCCGGAGGTAAAACCACCCCCACCGCCACCACCCCCACCACCACCGCCGCAGATGACCTCGCCGCCTCCACCATATGTGCCGCCCCCAAAGATCAAGGTGCAGCCGCCACCGCGTCCGGTAGTGCGTCATGTGACGCACACGCCGCCGCCCAAGCCCATGCCGCCGGCTAAGGTCACGCCGACAACCCCGGTGCAGGCTCCTGTCGGTCCTCCGGTTCCGGACCATCTGGCTGGTTCCACGCCGTTGAACCATGTGGAGCTGCATTATCCTGATGAGGCGCAGGATGAAGGGCGGGAAGGGCATGTCACACTTGTCTGTGACGTGGAGCCGACGGGAATGACCGATAACTGTACTGTAACAAGCGTCAAAGGCGGTCAGGACTTCGCTGCCGCAGCGCTGCAGTATGTTCGTAAATCCCGTTATCAGCCAGCTACCGCCAATGGTGTTCCGGTCAAGGAATTCCATCACACCTATACGATTACTTTCAGCCTGAGTGATAACTGA
- a CDS encoding MotA/TolQ/ExbB proton channel family protein, producing MIRLLRRLPYSALAIPSLAVLLSTAAPVVALAQDAAAPAASAPAPDAAPPAAPAAEAPAPAAAPADAPAPAAPSEASDAPAAHAAPATAVENPYGLGALWGNGDIVARTVLVILVVMSLGTWYIMITKFLEQAKLFAADRDATKHFWTKPSLQEGATALKATSPFRYIADTGIVAAEHHEGTMQESIDLTDWTSSQIHRAVDSVQSDLQSGLAFLGTVGSTSPFVGLFGTVWGIYHALTAIGIAGQASIDKVAGPVGESLIMTAIGLGTAVPAVLGYNLLVRRNKTAMESIRNFAADLQSIMIGGFRHGTVRPGSKTSSTPAQGA from the coding sequence ATGATCCGACTGCTACGCCGCCTGCCTTATTCCGCGCTGGCCATCCCGTCTCTGGCTGTTCTTCTGAGCACTGCGGCTCCAGTGGTGGCGCTTGCTCAGGATGCGGCTGCTCCTGCCGCATCGGCTCCTGCTCCGGATGCTGCTCCCCCGGCTGCTCCTGCAGCCGAGGCTCCTGCTCCTGCCGCTGCTCCGGCAGACGCACCTGCGCCTGCAGCTCCTTCCGAGGCTTCGGACGCACCGGCCGCTCATGCTGCTCCGGCGACGGCTGTTGAAAATCCGTATGGACTGGGTGCTCTGTGGGGTAATGGGGATATCGTGGCACGCACCGTGCTGGTCATCCTCGTGGTGATGTCGCTCGGTACATGGTACATCATGATCACCAAGTTCCTTGAGCAGGCCAAGCTTTTTGCGGCTGACCGCGATGCGACAAAGCATTTCTGGACCAAGCCCTCCCTTCAGGAAGGTGCGACTGCCCTGAAAGCGACTTCGCCTTTCCGCTACATTGCAGATACCGGTATTGTTGCTGCTGAGCATCACGAAGGCACGATGCAGGAGTCCATCGATCTGACCGACTGGACCTCTTCCCAGATCCACCGTGCGGTTGATTCCGTGCAGAGCGATCTTCAGAGCGGTCTGGCCTTCCTCGGCACAGTTGGTTCAACATCTCCGTTCGTCGGACTGTTCGGAACGGTCTGGGGTATCTATCACGCCCTGACAGCCATCGGCATCGCCGGTCAGGCTTCCATCGACAAGGTTGCTGGTCCGGTGGGTGAATCCCTGATCATGACGGCAATCGGTCTCGGCACCGCTGTTCCTGCCGTGCTCGGCTACAACCTGCTTGTCCGCCGTAACAAGACTGCCATGGAGAGTATCCGCAACTTTGCTGCTGATCTTCAGTCCATCATGATCGGTGGTTTCCGTCATGGCACTGTCCGTCCGGGCAGCAAGACCTCTTCCACTCCTGCTCAAGGTGCCTGA
- a CDS encoding ExbD/TolR family protein, giving the protein MGMSVGGGDDEDTVLSDINTTPLVDVMLVLLIIFLITIPVATHSVKVDLPKDVNQPSKIMPDNITLAVTPDGQAWWDQSPIRDHADLMARLEKVAAKKPQPQIMIRGDANARYEAVGKLVAACQEAGVMRVDFIIEAPHN; this is encoded by the coding sequence ATGGGGATGTCTGTAGGCGGAGGCGATGACGAGGACACCGTCCTCTCTGATATCAACACGACACCTCTTGTAGATGTCATGCTTGTTCTTCTCATCATCTTCCTCATCACCATTCCTGTGGCGACACACTCGGTGAAGGTTGACCTGCCTAAAGACGTCAATCAGCCAAGCAAGATCATGCCTGACAACATCACTCTGGCGGTTACGCCGGACGGTCAGGCCTGGTGGGATCAGAGCCCCATCCGTGATCATGCGGACCTGATGGCGAGGCTGGAAAAGGTTGCGGCAAAAAAGCCGCAGCCGCAGATCATGATCCGTGGTGACGCCAATGCCCGCTATGAGGCTGTCGGCAAGCTGGTAGCTGCCTGTCAGGAAGCGGGCGTGATGCGGGTCGATTTCATTATCGAGGCGCCTCATAACTGA